The Polyodon spathula isolate WHYD16114869_AA chromosome 13, ASM1765450v1, whole genome shotgun sequence genome includes a region encoding these proteins:
- the bola3 gene encoding bolA-like protein 3: MNSINRLIRKARTLLTTSLVQKSVTSGTDGEVRISQLLKEKFPQAASLKVVDISGGCGSMYEIHVESEEFKGKKTVQQHQLVNQALKEEIKAMHGLRIFTAVPKQ; the protein is encoded by the exons ATGAATTCAATAAACAGGCTCATTCGCAAGGCTAGA ACCCTCTTAACTACAAGCCTGGTTCAAAAATCGGTGACCTCGGGTACTGATGGAGAAGTAAGAATCTCTCAGCTATTGAAAGAAAAGTTCCCCCAGGCTGCATCTCTTAAAGTAGTAGATATTTCAG GGGGCTGTGGATCCATGTATGAAATCCATGTAGAATCTGAAGaatttaagggaaaaaaaacagtacagcaaCACCAGCTGGTCAACCAG GCATTGAAAGAGGAAATTAAAGCAATGCATGGACTCAGAATATTTACTGCTGTTCCTAAACAATAG
- the LOC121326206 gene encoding hypoxanthine-guanine phosphoribosyltransferase-like → MSSGLEIPDDEKGYDLDLFCIPKHYENDLERVFIPHGLIMDRTERLARDIMHDMGEHHIVALCVLKGGYKFFADLLDYIKALNRNSDKSVPLTVDFIRLKSYSNDESTNSVKVIGGDELSALSGKNVLIVEDIVETGKTMQTLLSILNGYNPKMVKVVSLLVKRTPRSSGYRPDYTGFEIPDKFVVGYALDYNEYFRDLSHICVMNEHGKQKYKI, encoded by the exons ATGTCTTCAGGTTTGGAG ATACCTGATGATGAGAAGGGTTATGACTTGGACCTGTTCTGTATACCTAAACACTATGAAAATGATTTAGAGCGAGTCTTTATTCCTCATGGGCTTATCATGGACAG GACTGAGCGTTTGGCCAGAGATATCATGCATGACATGGGGGAGCATCATATTGTGGCTCTGTGTGTGCTGAAAGGTGGATATAAATTCTTTGCAGACCTGCTAGATTACATCAAGGCGTTAAATCGAAACAGCGATAAATCTGTGCCATTGACCGTGGATTTCATTAGACTGAAAAGCTACAGC aaTGATGAGTCCACAAACAGTGTTAAAGTTATCGGAGGAGATGAACTGTCTGCACTGAGTGGAAAA AATGTCTTAATAGTTGAG GACATTGTGGAGACTGGCAAAACCATGCAGACACTACTATCTATTCTAAATGGTTACAACCCAAAGATGGTCAAAGTTGTAAG CCTTCTGGTCAAAAGAACTCCAAGAAGCTCAGGCTACAGACCAGACT ATACAGGGTTTGAAATTCCTGATAAATTTGTAGTGGGATATGCCCTGGATTACAATGAGTACTTCAGGGACTTAAGT CATATCTGTGTGATGAATGAACACGGAAAACAGAAGTACAAGATTTAA
- the bco1 gene encoding beta,beta-carotene 15,15'-dioxygenase yields MQYAYNKNREEVPEPIKADVQGSLPAWLHGTLLRNGPGLFSVGETSYNHWFDGMALLHSFTFKDGDVYYRSKYLRGDTYKCNMEANRIVVSEMGTMAYPDPCKNIFSKAFTYLSHIIPDFTDNCVANIIKYGEDYYATSETNYIRKIDPYTLETQEKVDYMKYISVNLITSHPHYDKQGNTYNMGTSIAEKGKTSYTIFKVPPKADDSAKKKLCLKNLEVVCSIPCRSILSPSYYHSFGMTDNYVIFIEQPFKLDILKMATAYFREVNWASCLKFDADDNTLIHLIDRQTQKPVPTKFYTDALVVYHHVNAYEEDGHVVFDIIAYKDSSLYDMFYLANLQEPLQNKKLSSKPSCRRFVLPLQSEKDAAIGNDLVKLKSTTATAVKEKEGSLFCHPEILCEGAELPRINYDFNGKKHRYVYITGVELTPVPTMVMKFDVDTRQILEWKEDNCWPSELVFVPSPNAIEEDDGVVLSVVVCPDPNKAAFLLVLDAKTFKEIARASVDVDIHIDMHGYFIPPCPQE; encoded by the exons ATGCAGTATGCTTACAACAAAAACAGAGAGGAAGTACCCGAACCTATCAAAGCTGATGTTCAAG GCTCTCTCCCAGCATGGTTGCACGGCACCCTCCTACGCAATGGACCGGGTCTGTTCTCTGTGGGGGAGACCAGCTACAACCACTGGTTCGATGGAATGGCCCTGCTGCACAGTTTCACTTTTAAAGATG GTGATGTTTACTATCGGAGTAAATACCTGCGTGGAGACACCTACAAGTGTAACATGGAAGCCAACAGAATAGTGGTGTCTGAAATGGGAACCATGGCTTATCCAGATCCCTGCAAAAATATCTTCTCCAA AGCATTCACCTATCTTTCCCACATTATCCCAGACTTTACTGATAACTGTGTAGCCAATATTATTAAATACGGGGAGGATTATTATGCCACATCAGAGACTAACTATATCCGGAAAATTGACCCATACACTCTTGAAACGCAGGAGAAG GTGGACTACATGAAATACATTTCTGTGAATTTAATAACCTCCCATCCACATTATGACAAACAGGGGAATACTTACAACATGGGAACCTCTATTGCAGAAAAGGGAAAGACCAGCTATACTATCTTCAAGGTCCCTCCAAAAGCAGATG ACAGTGCCAAGAAGAAGCTGTGCTTGAAGAACCTAGAGGTGGTGTGTTCCATCCCCTGCCGCTCCATCCTCAGCCCCAGTTACTACCACAGCTTTGGGATGACTGACAATTACGTCATCTTCATCGAGCAGCCCTTCAAGCTAGACATACTTAAGATGGCCACAGCTTACTTCAGAGAGGTCAACTGGGCAAGCTGTCTCAAGTTTGATGCAGATGACAAT ACATTAATCCACCTGATTGACAGACAGACGCAGAAGCCTGTGCCCACAAAGTTCTACACGGATGCACTGGTGGTCTACCACCACGTCAACGCCTACGAAGAGGACGGCCACGTTGTGTTTGACATTATCGCGTACAAGGACAGCAGTCTGTACGACATGTTCTACCTGGCTAACCTGCAGGAGCCTCTTCAGAATAAAAAGCTCTCCTCTAAGCCAAGCTGCAGGAGATTTGTCCTCCCACTGCAATCTGAGAAG GATGCGGCGATTGGCAATGACCTGGTGAAATTGAAGTCCACTACAGCCACTGCAGTGAAGGAGAAGGAGGGCAGCTTGTTCTGCCATCCTGAAATACTCTGTGAAG GAGCTGAGCTACCACGCATTAACTATGATTTTAATGGAAAGAAGCACAGATATGTCTACATAACTGGGGTTGAACTAACACCTGTGCCTACAATG GTCATGAAGTTTGATGTCGACACAAGGCAGATACTGGAGTGGAAAGAAGACAATTGCTGGCCATCAGAACTGGTCTTTGTCCCGTCTCCAAATGCCATTGAGGAGGATGATG GTGTTGTTTTGTCAGTGGTTGTCTGCCCAGATCCTAACAAAGCTGCCTTCTTACTGGTCTTGGATGCCAAGACTTTCAAAGAGATTGCCCGTGCATCTGTGGATGTGGACATACACATTGACATGCATGGCTACTTCATCCCCCCATGCCCACAAGAATGA
- the LOC121326001 gene encoding 26S proteasome non-ATPase regulatory subunit 7, which yields MPESAVERVVVHPLVLLSVVDHFNRIGKVGNQKRVVGVLLGSWHKKILDVSNSFAVPFDEDDKDDSVWFLDHDYLENMYGMFKKVNARERIVGWYHTGPKLHKNDIAINELMKRYCSNSVLVIIDVKPKDLGLPTEAYISVEEVHDDGTPTSKTFEHVTSEIGAEEAEEVGVEHLLRDIKDTTVGTLSQRITNQVHGLKGLNSKLLDIKGYLEKVATGKLPINHQIIYHLQDVFNLLPDVNLQEFIKAFYLKTNDQMLVVYLASLIRSVVALHNLINNKIANRDAEKKEGQEKDEGKKDKKDDKDKDKEKGDSSSKKDDKKEKK from the exons ATGCCGGAGTCTGCAGTGGAAAGGGTGGTAGTTCACCCATTGGTGTTACTCAGTGTGGTCGATCACTTCAACCG AATAGGAAAGGTCGGTAACCAGAAGCGAGTAGTCGGTGTGCTGCTAGGATCCTGGCATAAGAAAATTCTTGATGTCTCAAACAGTTTTGCAG TCCCATTTGATGAGGATGACAAAGATGACTCGGTGTGGTTCCTAGACCATGATTACCTTGAGAACATGTATGGCATGTTCAAGAAAGTCAATG CCAGAGAAAGAATAGTTGGCTGGTATCACACGGGccccaaactgcacaagaatGACATCGCCATCAATGAGCTGATGAAGCGATACTGTTCCAACTCT GTTTTAGTCATCATTGATGTGAAGCCAAAGGATTTGGGCCTGCCCACAGAGGCCTACATCTCTGTAGAGGAAGTGCATGAC GATGGCACGCCCACATCGAAGACATTTGAACATGTGACCAGTGAGATTGGTGCAGAGGAGGCAGAGGAGGTTGGAGTGGAGCACTTGTTAAG agacaTTAAGGACACAACCGTAGGCACTCTGTCCCAGCGCATCACCAACCAGGTGCATggcctgaaagggttaaactcaAAGCTGCTGGACATCAAGGGCTACCTGGAGAAGGTGGCTACCGGCAAGCTGCCCATCAACCACCAGATCATCTACCATCTTCAGGATGTCTTCAACCTGCTGCCCGACGTCAACCTACAGGAGTTCATCAAGGCCTTCTACCTCAAGACCAACGACCAGATGCTGGTGGTATACCTGGCCTCGCTCATCCGCTCTGTGGTGGCCCTGCACAACCTCATCAATAACAAGATCGCCAACCGTGACGCTGAGAAGAAAGAGGGCCAGGAGAAGGACGAGGGCAAGAAGGACAAGAAGGATGACAAGGACAAAGATAAAGAGAAGGGTGACAGCTCTTCCAAGAAAGATGACAAGAAGGAGAAGAAATGA